In the Parasteatoda tepidariorum isolate YZ-2023 chromosome 3, CAS_Ptep_4.0, whole genome shotgun sequence genome, one interval contains:
- the LOC107456602 gene encoding uncharacterized protein yields MKTINKILVLIQIGSSVSGQLPAFLQRFMPRIAGYSLLTPSASHNSPSYFSPQQSFGSLTGQGSFGNPNLMNFGPYSSSLRSQLSNYGNLPMASSANFAASYPQRNIYQSSGSSFAPSSFGQSPYGFSSNFGLNPASFGGHKLSPGTSLTDFDAAESFEGGADFLDDFPGFSNADFAKDLNFAGSQAIRYREPFSVNDFTLKKRSGTL; encoded by the exons ATGAAGACGATAAACAAAATACTGGTGTTAATACAGATAGGCTCGTCTGTCTCTGGTCAGTTGCCGGCTTTTTTACAACGTTTCATGCCGAGAATTGCTGGTTACTCTCTACTGACCCCTTCTGCTTCCCATAACTCCCCTTCCTACTTCTCGCCACAACAGTCTTTCGGATCCCTAACTGGTCAAGGATCTTTTGGAAATCCCAACTTAATGAATTTCGGTCCTTACAGTTCGAGTCTTCGATCCCAATTATCAAACTACGGTAATTTACCAATGGCGTCTTCAGCAAACTTCGCAGCATCCTATCCTCAACGGAACATCTATCAAAGCTCGGGATCATCGTTTGCACCCTCCAGCTTCGGACAGTCACCGTATGGATTTTCTTCTAATTTCGGACTCAATCCTGCTTCTTTTGGAGGACACAAACTATCCCCGGGCACTTCACTCACAGATTTTGATGCAGCTGAAAGCTTTGAGGGTGGAGCAGACTTTTTGGATGATTTTCCAGGCTTTTCCAATGCAGACTTCGCAAAAGATCTGAATTTCGCTGGATCGCAGGCGATAAG atACAGGGAGCCATTTTCCGTGAATGATTTTACTCTCAAAAAGAGATCTGGTACTTTGTGA